The region GGTCTCGAATCCCTCTTACAGCTTCCACCATCTCTGAAGGTCCCTACGAACTACAATTTCCACAGAGTTCTGACCTGTGCGCACATGATCAAAGCTATTGGAAATATGAGGCATTGTAGTCACGCAACTCGCTAACGCTGAGAATTCTCCTTTTGCTGCGGtgacattttgattaaaaaaaaatccaagtaattcactgaattttctgtttctcataTCTGGGTGTGACATGGCACTTTGATACAATGTGAAGTAGTCAGTGTACAGCTTGTATAACTGTAAATTTACTCTCCCCTCAAAATAGCTCAACACACAACCATTACTGTCTAAACCACTGGCAACAAAAATGAGTACATCCcaagtgaaaatgtccaaaGTGGGCCCAAAGTGTCAATATTTTGTGTGGCCACCATTATTTTCCAGCACTGCCTTAACCCTCTTGGCAGGGCCGGATTGGGAGTCAAATTCGGGCcgggactttttggaccagaccagcccacctgtgcaatcAACCCCCCCACCCCTACATTTTGTCAGCGGATGCGTCCATGGAAACGACTCGAAAACACATGAGGACAAGAAAAGTCAAAGTCTTGAGTGTCCTTCAGGTCCTGTCGTCAGGGCAATACTAACTAGCCAGGGTGCGCTTGAGTCTGTGACTTCTTTCAAATTCATGCAATTCTATACCATGTTTGTATTGCAGGAGACAGCTACATTTGGCTAACTAGCCAATTAGCTTCTAAGGCTACCGTGGATAGACCTTGGGCTAAGATTTTACACTACCGATGCTAACAGCTTGATATTTCTCTACTAAAGGCAACATATTCAGACATCCTCAAAGATATAGTGAAATGCAGGATTCTTTCATGCTCACCACTCCAGCCTCACTTTCTTCACATCGATCTGCATCCTCATCCTCGCTTGTTGGCTCAGCCTCTTCATCAACAGGTGGCCCTTGTGCCTGTGATGGACCGGCAGCAGctacagcaaacatttctgttattgttttactcTGTCCGGTCGACGCTTCgagagcttttcttttcttttctctgagcttttcAGCCCCCTATACGTTTTTTGatgttcttctccatctccaactGCCTGGCTGGGCTTTACTGCACACACCGCGATATCAAGTCTAAACTCTACTCGGCCCAGAGCTGTCACCTGAGGGCGGGGCTGAGTGTGCGTGTGGTGTGACGTatgtgggcctgcgtgcctgtacagggctgatgaatgATTGGATGCTCATCCCATttggccgcatatggataaataaacaaaataaatgtttttttgcctttttattgtgatagtcgcagtgaagagtgacaggaaatggggagaagagtagggggaagacatacAGCAAAGGGCCACAGGCAGGAAgtgaacccgggccgctgcatcggagaccagcccctgtacatgggtcgcctgcttaacccgatgagctatacaggtgccgggtgtccaacaaacaaaattatttaataaataccagcgcaccggcccttcggtcaaacgaccgaatgaaataacgttcaatccacCCCTGCCGCTTGGGCATGGAGTTCACCAGAGCATCACAGGTTGCCACTGGAATCCTCTTCCACTCTTCCATGATGACATCACAGAGCTGGTGGATGTTAGAGACCTTACGCACCTCCACCTTCCGTTTGAGGATgccccacagatgctcaataggGTTTAGCTCTGGAGACATGCTTGGCCACTCCATCACCTTTACCTTCAGCTTCTTTAGCAAGGCAGTGGCCATcttggaggtgtgtttggggttgttgtcatgttggaaTACTGCCCTGCGGCCCAGTTTCCGAAGCGAAGGGATCATGCTCTGCTTCAGTATGTCACAGTACATGTTGGCATTCATTTTTCCCTCAATGAACTGTAGCTCCCCAGTGCTGGCAACACTCATGCAACCCCAGACCATGATAatcccaccaccatgcttgactgtAGGCAAGACACACTTGTCTTTGCACTCCTCACCTGGTTGCCGCCACACTTGACACCATCTGAACCAAATAAgtttatcttggtctcatcacaCCACAGGACATGGTTATAGTGATCCATGTCCTTATTCTGCTTGTCTTAGCAAACTGTTTGCAGCCTTTCTTGTGTATCATCTTTAGAAGAGGCTTCCTTCTGGGGCGACAGCCATGCAGACCAATTTGATGCATTGTGCGGCGTGTGGTCTGAGCACTGACAAGCAGACCCTCTACCCCTTCAACCTCTGCAGCAATGCTGGCAGCACTCATaccagggttctcgccaggattttttttcagcgtaacggcaggtcctcctgcacgcgcGCAATAGATGAGAAcgcgcatgcgcaatagacgggaacgggtcaatcgacagaaaagtacggctgaggtggggagacataaattaacctagataggcacccagttgataaaaacaaacgcacatggtgTTATCTGTCAAgataacagcgcagcggccctaatcacagtgttaacccttcctgttcggccagGTCGGTCAGGAAGCCcagggttaacccccttcacttcctcagcagccgtagaggcaaagacacaggagcccagccgcatcgaagaacactgcagcctttattgtctatcaacagtggctgaaccgcacagtaaggccaacccagcaactacacaccttctctcctcctccgactGCATCGACCATGGCACCGACTGCCGtctctctcactcgctctccccctccctcccacacacacgctgctctctctccctctctcatgacggagccacacactctcataacaacagcgtaatctttgaaatgcgctggcgtagcggccctaatcacagcgtaatcttttaaactgagcgtaacgggccgttaagacagcgtaacggcccgttagacagtgtaacgggccgttatggCAGCGTAACTGGCcattacgctgaaatgcgctggcgagaaccctgcatACATCTATTTTCCAAAGACAACCTTTGGATATGGCGCTAAGCACGTGCACTCAACTTCTTTGGTCGACCATGGTGAGGCCTGTTCTGAGTTGAACCTGTCCTGTCAAACGGCTGTATGGTCTCGGCCACCGTGCTGCAGCTCAGTTTCAGGATGTTGGCAATCTTCTTACAGCCTAGGCCATCTTTATGAAGAGCAACAATTCTTTTTTTCAGATCCTCAGAGAGTTCTTTGCCATGAGGTGCCACGTTGAACCTCCAGTGTCCAGTATGAGAGCAATGACACCAAATTTAATACACCTGCTCCCCATTCACAACTGAGACTTTGTAACACTAATGAGTCACatgacaccagagagagaaaatagcTAACTGGGCccaatttggacattttcacttgGGGTGTACTCATTTTTGTTGCCAGTGGTTTAGACATTAATGGCTTTGTGCTGAGTTATTTTGAGGGGACAGTAAATTTACACTGTTATACAAGCTGTACACTGACTACTTTACATTGTATGAAAGTGTCATTTCTTTAGTGTTGTCCCATGaaaagatagaaataaatatttgcaaaaatgtgaGGGGTGCACTCACTTTTGTGAGATACTGTAAATGAACCTCGGAGAATGTGTGGCAGTTGCTCTTTCTGAGGGGTCACCCTCAGGCTGAAGCAGTAGGCTGTAAAGAGGCAGGACTGTGCAAATTTTAAGTTAGACAACTAATGGTTCCTACTGGCTAGTAAAGCCTGGAAGCTGTCTAGTTGTGGAGGAGCTTGAAGAATGGTAGAGGTAACAgtcttcttattttttattatcaaCAACTTTTATTGTAGCCCTGCAAGTTTGTATGAAACGCAtaagacaataaaaatggatgttTACCATATGGAAGCTTAAAGTAAAAACCTGGGCATCAGTTTCATTTCCTTGAATAGCTCTCCTGAGGGTTTTGTTGCTGTGTAATAATCATCTCTGCAATCTTTGTAATGAACTCCAGGCTCCTCCTGGACCCACTACTTTATGATCATCAGCTGATCATGGTGGGATGATTTCAACTCTGCGGACTCAGTGCCGAGCACAGCCTGAGCCAGATAGAATGTGTGTACAATGAAACCCATCTTGTGTCTGCATTTCAGAAAATTATGGACAACACATGGACCAAATTTTATGCACTATGTAACTCATATCAATGTTCTTCTTTACGGCTTTCGTAGTCATGTGATAATGGCAACGGCATGACATCTGATCAGGACAAATTCGGATTTACGATGGTCGGAAGCTATCAGTTTTTATTGTGATGGCAGGTCATGTTCTGCTCCAGATGCTGCAGCATTTTAGCCTTCCAAAGGTCGAACTGTGTTCATGACGATGGTTCAGAGAGGACTGCTACCGAGTGAGGCTGACCATTGGCTTTGGACTTTTCTCCTCTCCACTCTCTTGCAGATAGGAAACTGTCTCCccatcttttctttgttgtttaagAAATTACAGCATCACTACAACTTAAAGACGTTCCCTTTATTTCAATATATTTATGTGTATCAGTTACAACCTGTCCTGTGGTGTGGTTTGTGATCTTTGATGAAGCTGTGTGGTGAAATCTATCGAATTTGTAGGACCAGAGTTTAATGAATGTTGACAGCAAAAAGCATTTAGGGAATCTGAAAGAGTGTGTAagactttttatgttttttgactTCTTCCAGTAAGTGTCagttttttagtctttttacaACTGCAACTAACACAGGCTGAAAGATAATAGTACAATGTGAGaatactcttttttttattgcaatttattaagagaaaatgagaagaaaCCTAAAAACTTCTACATTTATGCAGCCTCTGAGTGGGTCTTGGTGCCTGCAGCCGTCAGCAGGGCCATAGATGAACGTAAAAAGAGTCACTTGTTTTTAAGACCCCTCTAGTGAAAATGCTTTTTGGTCTGTGAACATGtctgtatggtgttttttaaatgtaagaaGACACATCACAAGCAAAATATGCAGTCAgtgccatggctgagcatttccacctgaCAATGCAGTGTGCCTCAGTAGGTAAGAACTTTAACTGAGCTCAGTCGTGCTGCGTTCACATATAAagatgtgttcaggtgtttGCAACAAGTTGTTCTCTATGTCTTACCGAGTCTTTGATGCTGCCCAGCACTGCTGTGGTCAGTATCCCTGCGAAGAAGGCCACGAGGTTGAGGCTGGTGAGAATCCAAATTAACACGTACAGAACGAAGACTTCCTCACAGCTTTGTACTCCAACAAACTCATAGTAGTTGCTCAGGTATCCTCCACTGCAGAACAAAGCAAAAGCTCTGACTATTCCAAATGATTTGTCggacaaaaatatcaacaactAATGTGAAGTCAGTCCTGAAGTGGTCATGAGAATGTTTTAGCAGCTGATGAGTCTGTGTCTGATTGATTTTTGATGACATGTAACACTGCAGTAATGTGGCAGGACAGTGGTGCGTTGTCTCACTTGGCACAGCCGTACAGGTCGCAGCAGTAACAGGTCCCACTTCGTACCATCATGGTGCAGGACTCCTTCGGGCTCCAACACGACACCTACAAAAGGAAAACGTCAACAGCAAATACAACAGAGACAAGTCCAACACAACCATAGTTAAAATAGAAAACTATGGAAAATGTGGCATAAATCTGGTTGAAATCTTATTAATTCTGGACCTGCCAAAGCTTTACCTAACTGCAATGTGTAAATCTGTATACAACAGTGCATCTATACTCACAGCCGTGTAGAAATTCTCATAGATGtagctgctgccgctgctgtaATACTGGCATCTCCCCTCTTTCAGTGGACGGATGTCCTGGCAAAAgttaaaatatgaagaaatatCATCCACAAAATTCCCTTCAAGACAGCACCAATCAATCTTGCTTAGGTAATAAAACaagaataatataaataatctgGACGACATATTGGAACAGAGTAAACTATGTTGACTTTATAGTCAAAAACCTCAACTTTCCAAAATTCATTTATATCACTTTGAAGAAAAACTACCTTTGGCTTCAATAAACTGGTAAAATAAGGGTCACTTCACTGGGAATTGTTTTTCTGGTGGTATTCGTGGTGATCATGGATGGTTAAGTTTGGTCAGACTGTCAGGGGAGGAAGAATAAAGCCCTGGATATAATTCAATTATTGTGCATCATGCAATGTGTGTTGTTTGATTTGCACCAACGGTGATTTCAACAGAACCTAAGCAATTTTGGAAAACAGCCTTGAATCATGGGTGGAAATATTCCCTTGATGTGGTGACTACTGATGGTTCTTTTGTGGGAAGTGTGCTCTTTAAGTGAACATGTGTGTAATACATCTTCATTATAGGGCCtcctgaaaatgaaatgatactTCTGAAGTGGTTTATCTTGACGTGGAAAATTTCATGCAACATTTCCTAAAGTCTTCAACCGTATCTTTTAAAGGGGACTTCTTGTGCTTTTTCTCATTTCCCgtcatacatacacacatacatagtgTTACCTACAATATAAGATGCTAATATTTAATGTGGGCAAAGTTGAAAATAATGAGCTAAATGTATGAAACAGTAAAGCTCAGGCTTCAATCTGCTCTGAATACTAggtttacaactattttttacttttgtgcTAGAGCTGTAACATCATGTCGgtcattaatttttttatacAGTCATTTGCTGCAGGCACAAGCCCACAAAGTGCAGCTCACAAGACTCCAATTTTGATCTCCACCCTGAGGCCTGAGCACTGAAACCATCACAGACTTAACTAACGTCACCATGTAAGTGCCTGACTATGTGAGACTATAAAGGCTTGAGATGTTATAAATAAGAATGTGACAGCACTTTGGAACACCCCTATCCCATTACCTTGCTGACGCCAcaacatgttttggacaattgGGACTTTTCATGTGACTTTTTTCAAACAACTACACACAGACTGATTCCACACGCTGATTATGAAtctatgtgtttttatgtttttatgcaaacttcttttttttcttgtaatttaaGGGGTTGGTTGCTTCATCCATTTTTGTGTGGTACCTTTTCTTTATGTTGACTTTATGCTTTCAATAGCCTGTTCACagagttgcttggagtgttcttttgtcttcatggtgcaGTTGCAGCCATCGTtactgattcaccagtgactggaccttccagatgcAGACGTCTTTATACAACAGTCATTTGAGAtgcattcactgcactcaggcgaaattcgctggattttggttgatttttttccgaatgttctccgagaaaatattagaatttttactGCTATATATggagtcactttagatatttttagaatttttttttggaagatttttattcattttttgaaaattgttacaatttttatttatttattttattttatttcttgtcaaatttggggattatttaaaaaaaataaaacttttaagtgaaacttttaaggaattttcttcctgaagattttgcaaatttttataaatatggggaattttgtgctgaatttttggatttttttttcagacaaaggaacagtattttttggtgctgtaaatgaggacaacaggagggttaatacaaaACCAACTGACTTCAGTGCATCACTAACCTTACAGATTTACATTCACCTTAGATGTGAACACAGACATGTGACTTAACAGTAACAGTTGTCACTTTACAGACAGAGCAGATAGCTTGTCTTTGTATTACTCAGGAATGCAGCTTTGTTTCTTTCAGTGAATCTTATCCTGTTCTGCTGCAGTTATATCAGTCGCATTCAGAAACAGCTTCTTAAGGCTCTCAGTGATCCAGAACATCGGACATCTGGAcacataaaaccaaaaacaaattgAGGTAATTTAATTCTTATGCAATGATTGAGCCATCTGGATGAAACTACCCGGTCTGCTGTTTTCTCACAATGTGCTTTCATAACAAATAATCtgaatagttaaaaaaaaatatttaaaaaaacaaagctgagAAATGTCATAAAGGTTGGACTATAGTTTGTGGGAACTCTTTTTGTGGGCAACATTGTGCAAAGTGTCAATATTGCCAACATAACAGTGATGCTGGAACACACTGCAGGCCAACAGGCTGTCCAAGTGGAACACAGTCAACCAGCAGAGAGGACTGTTGTTGTTTGAGGATCTTCTGTTACTGCGTTGTTTCATCATCCATCTCTAGAGTTACAGTGTTCACATGCAAGCGTGGGTAACTCACCATGTTTAAGACAATACAGACACCATCGATCACCAGGCACAGAAAAGAGGTGATGATCCCGAAGCTGAGGAATACAATGGCAGCCGTCAGCTGGAAGAGGAACAAAGAGAGAAGCAAAACTGAAGGAGTTTCCGAACAGAACAATAAAGACTGACGTTATTTGGTTGAAATCGGAGCACAGCTTGACAAGAATGCAGATTATGGCTGAGAAAGTTTgtctaaaaattatttttccaGAGGGTAAAAGTTCTGCGTGCTGATCACGCATCTGCACACTTTAGAGTCGATTTGTCAATTTGTTTCAAAGGGAAATCTCAGGTGAGCTGATTCAAATTAGGTCAGGTCACCAGCAAGCTCTGGAAGAGGCTCCCTCTTGTCAACGTCTTCTCTtagatttctccaatgtttcctctccagagtatttttggagtttttttccttgttgacaagaggttgctggtctgaccagataagtttccttcttgtgttatttttggaggttttttaatatttaagtgTCACAGGAAcctgtagccctgtgacagactggcaacctgtccagggtgtcccctgccttcacccaagtcagctgggataggctccagcacccccagcgaccctagtgaggataaagcggcgtacagagaatggatggatggatggatggaggaacctgtatgattgtaaggtcaggtCACCAGGAAGTCCTGGAAAAGGGTCCCTCTTGTCGACATCTTCCGTTgtatttctccaatgtttcctctccagaggattttgttttatttcctttttgaTTAGACATTCCTGGTCAGTCCTGCAACAGACACTGAGACAAAACTGCTGAGCGTTATCAGCAGGCTGTCTGGCCAGACAGCACAGCTATAGCAGAATCTGAACTGGAGCCAGAGGTGAGGGAGCAGAGGTTGCAGGAGAGGATGACCACCACGCAAGTCAAATTAAACAGCTTCTCCAGCAGGGACGGAATTCAGGGGAAAAGACGAGTGCACAGTCCCAAATTGCAGTCGTAATGTATTCCAATGTAGGATATTTTTACTGAGTTTTCGCACAATGCTCTGAATTGGTAACATTAAGCGGTGATATCATACAGTCCTCCATCTTTGCTCACAAATGTgactttttgcctttttgtccttttaggAAACGGTTCGTAGACTTCATAACTCTGAAGGACCAGTGATGGGAAAAACAGCATCAAAATAAACAGCGTTacta is a window of Acanthochromis polyacanthus isolate Apoly-LR-REF ecotype Palm Island chromosome 13, KAUST_Apoly_ChrSc, whole genome shotgun sequence DNA encoding:
- the LOC110950159 gene encoding transmembrane protein 255B isoform X3, giving the protein MTARVQGAAQKSRATEKMVKVSRALWLVLGMLSLSMLLVVLGVYATTRTESLNVTGYASGVILTLGAFLGLLGLRLEENRKQLLTAAIVFLSFGIITSFLCLVIDGVCIVLNMDIRPLKEGRCQYYSSGSSYIYENFYTAVSCWSPKESCTMMVRSGTCYCCDLYGCANGGYLSNYYEFVGVQSCEEVFVLYVLIWILTSLNLVAFFAGILTTAVLGSIKDSGAPVFFPPAEKSAATQSFPYSLTPHMETNPPPFVPLTSLLPYRVHGLPA